A stretch of Linepithema humile isolate Giens D197 chromosome 3, Lhum_UNIL_v1.0, whole genome shotgun sequence DNA encodes these proteins:
- the LOC105676370 gene encoding uncharacterized protein isoform X2, whose translation MLETCAQGRRPCRRGPCSILPLQPTYTLGWRLRARRNDRPPKTDETDLEVLAVLLLSVIPWPGPSVFKISCPRDRASVVRRIVHKRWMPILKKYQVELPLECPFHESRDIFRPQQKAKHQHRPSQWTCGLCGKSFYAEKHLDAHFDNRHKSNVNMAEDAVCLADYCDIMRCDVLGNRVFENSVDDDGQLNTDIQVWRENTEQQQRKQQQQQQQQQQQQQQQQQQQQQQQRSTSVMPCESCGLARMYPGGKSYAIADGGAVTNPQRYCLHDDGGGGGGDMHNHRLVRSSYHNEIAGPDNKSSACDSEEEEDDEEDENEENLVEAALPAVGKKQRRRGLRLRKLKSNCKPEELQKLKTQCEILVRDCIAGLLANLSVRDFQEIEGELNRAICWYLSCDKYWEDTKRPQRHTPWYLLTIFMLLLFSSIACYYVIWVCFNTADEDTLDGTGSVDYNGSMDRSSTSPLHDPNIHNEGRLERRKGDHGDENLPLSSEDMPDHYIYVSYPPELKRRLLESCYNRTTRL comes from the exons ATGCTTGAAACCTGCGCCCAAGGGCGACGGCCATGTCGACGTGGACCCTGCAGTATTCTCCCGTTGCAACCCACGTACACCCTCGGCTGGCGGCTACGCGCACGAAGAAACGACCGCCCTCCGAAAACGGACGAGACCGATCTCGAA GTTTTAGCAGTGCTGCTTCTATCTGTGATTCCATGGCCAGGACCCagcgtttttaaaatatcatgtccCCGCGATCGAGCATCAGTAGTGAGGAGGATAGTTCACAAG AGATGGATGCCAATACTGAAGAAATATCAGGTAGAATTACCATTGGAATGTCCGTTCCACGAAAGTCGAGATATATTTCGACCGCAGCAAAAAGCGAAGCATCAACACAGGCCGTCGCAATGGACATGTGGTCTCTGCGGCAAGTCTTTCTACGCCGAGAAACACTTAGACGCCCACTTCGATAACAGACACAAAAGCAACGTTAATATG GCAGAAGACGCGGTATGCCTGGCGGATTACTGCGACATTATGCGTTGCGATGTTCTGGGCAATCGCGTCTTCGAGAACTCGGTGGACGACGATGGCCAACTCAACACCGATATCCAGGTGTGGCGCGAAAATACCGAGCAGCAGCAACggaagcagcagcagcagcagcagcagcagcagcagcagcagcagcagcagcagcaacagcagcagcagcaacaacgcAGCACTTCCGTCATGCCGTGCGAATCGTGCGGCCTCGCTAGGATGTATCCTGGGGGCAAATCCTACGCGATCGCCGACGGCGGCGCGGTGACGAATCCGCAGCGTTACTGCCTccacgacgacggcggcggcggcggcggcgacatGCACAATCACAGACTGGTGAGATCGTCGTATCACAACGAGATCGCTGGACCGGATAATAAAAGCAGCGCTTGCGACagcgaggaggaggaggacgaCGAGGAGGACGAGAACGAGGAAAACCTGGTGGAGGCAGCGTTGCCCGCCGTGGGCAAGAAGCAGAGGCGACGAGGGTTGCGCCTGAGAAAGCTCAAGTCCAACTGTAAGCCGGAAGAGTTGCAGAAGCTGAAGACCCAGTGTGAA ATACTCGTGCGCGATTGCATCGCCGGGCTGCTCGCCAATCTTTCCGTTCGGGATTTCCAAGAGATCGAAG GGGAGCTGAATCGCGCGATCTGCTGGTATCTCAGCTGCGACAAATACTGGGAGGATACGAAGAGGCCGCAACGTCACACTCCTTGGTATCTGCTGACCATCTTTATGCTGCTCCTCTTCTCATCGATCGCATGTTACTACGTCATTTGGGTCTGCTTCAA CACCGCGGACGAAGATACATTGGACGGCACAGGAAGCGTGGATTACAACGGGAGCATGGATCGTTCGAGTACTTCCCCTTTGCACGATCCGAATATTCATAACGAGGGCAGATTGGAAAGACGGAAGGGCGACCACGGGGATGAAAACTTACCCCTGTCGAGCGAGGACATGCCCGATCACTACATCTACGTCTCGTATCCGCCCGAGCTGAAGCGGCGACTTCTGGAGAG CTGCTACAACAGGACCACTCGTCTGTGA
- the LOC105676370 gene encoding uncharacterized protein isoform X1 gives MLETCAQGRRPCRRGPCSILPLQPTYTLGWRLRARRNDRPPKTDETDLEVLAVLLLSVIPWPGPSVFKISCPRDRASVVRRIVHKRWMPILKKYQVELPLECPFHESRDIFRPQQKAKHQHRPSQWTCGLCGKSFYAEKHLDAHFDNRHKSNVNMAEDAVCLADYCDIMRCDVLGNRVFENSVDDDGQLNTDIQVWRENTEQQQRKQQQQQQQQQQQQQQQQQQQQQQQRSTSVMPCESCGLARMYPGGKSYAIADGGAVTNPQRYCLHDDGGGGGGDMHNHRLVRSSYHNEIAGPDNKSSACDSEEEEDDEEDENEENLVEAALPAVGKKQRRRGLRLRKLKSNCKPEELQKLKTQCEILVRDCIAGLLANLSVRDFQEIEGELNRAICWYLSCDKYWEDTKRPQRHTPWYLLTIFMLLLFSSIACYYVIWVCFNTADEDTLDGTGSVDYNGSMDRSSTSPLHDPNIHNEGRLERRKGDHGDENLPLSSEDMPDHYIYVSYPPELKRRLLESDSPPYSCYNRTTRL, from the exons ATGCTTGAAACCTGCGCCCAAGGGCGACGGCCATGTCGACGTGGACCCTGCAGTATTCTCCCGTTGCAACCCACGTACACCCTCGGCTGGCGGCTACGCGCACGAAGAAACGACCGCCCTCCGAAAACGGACGAGACCGATCTCGAA GTTTTAGCAGTGCTGCTTCTATCTGTGATTCCATGGCCAGGACCCagcgtttttaaaatatcatgtccCCGCGATCGAGCATCAGTAGTGAGGAGGATAGTTCACAAG AGATGGATGCCAATACTGAAGAAATATCAGGTAGAATTACCATTGGAATGTCCGTTCCACGAAAGTCGAGATATATTTCGACCGCAGCAAAAAGCGAAGCATCAACACAGGCCGTCGCAATGGACATGTGGTCTCTGCGGCAAGTCTTTCTACGCCGAGAAACACTTAGACGCCCACTTCGATAACAGACACAAAAGCAACGTTAATATG GCAGAAGACGCGGTATGCCTGGCGGATTACTGCGACATTATGCGTTGCGATGTTCTGGGCAATCGCGTCTTCGAGAACTCGGTGGACGACGATGGCCAACTCAACACCGATATCCAGGTGTGGCGCGAAAATACCGAGCAGCAGCAACggaagcagcagcagcagcagcagcagcagcagcagcagcagcagcagcagcagcaacagcagcagcagcaacaacgcAGCACTTCCGTCATGCCGTGCGAATCGTGCGGCCTCGCTAGGATGTATCCTGGGGGCAAATCCTACGCGATCGCCGACGGCGGCGCGGTGACGAATCCGCAGCGTTACTGCCTccacgacgacggcggcggcggcggcggcgacatGCACAATCACAGACTGGTGAGATCGTCGTATCACAACGAGATCGCTGGACCGGATAATAAAAGCAGCGCTTGCGACagcgaggaggaggaggacgaCGAGGAGGACGAGAACGAGGAAAACCTGGTGGAGGCAGCGTTGCCCGCCGTGGGCAAGAAGCAGAGGCGACGAGGGTTGCGCCTGAGAAAGCTCAAGTCCAACTGTAAGCCGGAAGAGTTGCAGAAGCTGAAGACCCAGTGTGAA ATACTCGTGCGCGATTGCATCGCCGGGCTGCTCGCCAATCTTTCCGTTCGGGATTTCCAAGAGATCGAAG GGGAGCTGAATCGCGCGATCTGCTGGTATCTCAGCTGCGACAAATACTGGGAGGATACGAAGAGGCCGCAACGTCACACTCCTTGGTATCTGCTGACCATCTTTATGCTGCTCCTCTTCTCATCGATCGCATGTTACTACGTCATTTGGGTCTGCTTCAA CACCGCGGACGAAGATACATTGGACGGCACAGGAAGCGTGGATTACAACGGGAGCATGGATCGTTCGAGTACTTCCCCTTTGCACGATCCGAATATTCATAACGAGGGCAGATTGGAAAGACGGAAGGGCGACCACGGGGATGAAAACTTACCCCTGTCGAGCGAGGACATGCCCGATCACTACATCTACGTCTCGTATCCGCCCGAGCTGAAGCGGCGACTTCTGGAGAG TGATTCTCCTCCTTACAGCTGCTACAACAGGACCACTCGTCTGTGA
- the LOC105676370 gene encoding uncharacterized protein isoform X3, whose amino-acid sequence MKTQPFHLEVLAVLLLSVIPWPGPSVFKISCPRDRASVVRRIVHKRWMPILKKYQVELPLECPFHESRDIFRPQQKAKHQHRPSQWTCGLCGKSFYAEKHLDAHFDNRHKSNVNMAEDAVCLADYCDIMRCDVLGNRVFENSVDDDGQLNTDIQVWRENTEQQQRKQQQQQQQQQQQQQQQQQQQQQQQRSTSVMPCESCGLARMYPGGKSYAIADGGAVTNPQRYCLHDDGGGGGGDMHNHRLVRSSYHNEIAGPDNKSSACDSEEEEDDEEDENEENLVEAALPAVGKKQRRRGLRLRKLKSNCKPEELQKLKTQCEILVRDCIAGLLANLSVRDFQEIEGELNRAICWYLSCDKYWEDTKRPQRHTPWYLLTIFMLLLFSSIACYYVIWVCFNTADEDTLDGTGSVDYNGSMDRSSTSPLHDPNIHNEGRLERRKGDHGDENLPLSSEDMPDHYIYVSYPPELKRRLLESDSPPYSCYNRTTRL is encoded by the exons ATGAAGACCCAACCCTTTCACCTCGAG GTTTTAGCAGTGCTGCTTCTATCTGTGATTCCATGGCCAGGACCCagcgtttttaaaatatcatgtccCCGCGATCGAGCATCAGTAGTGAGGAGGATAGTTCACAAG AGATGGATGCCAATACTGAAGAAATATCAGGTAGAATTACCATTGGAATGTCCGTTCCACGAAAGTCGAGATATATTTCGACCGCAGCAAAAAGCGAAGCATCAACACAGGCCGTCGCAATGGACATGTGGTCTCTGCGGCAAGTCTTTCTACGCCGAGAAACACTTAGACGCCCACTTCGATAACAGACACAAAAGCAACGTTAATATG GCAGAAGACGCGGTATGCCTGGCGGATTACTGCGACATTATGCGTTGCGATGTTCTGGGCAATCGCGTCTTCGAGAACTCGGTGGACGACGATGGCCAACTCAACACCGATATCCAGGTGTGGCGCGAAAATACCGAGCAGCAGCAACggaagcagcagcagcagcagcagcagcagcagcagcagcagcagcagcagcagcaacagcagcagcagcaacaacgcAGCACTTCCGTCATGCCGTGCGAATCGTGCGGCCTCGCTAGGATGTATCCTGGGGGCAAATCCTACGCGATCGCCGACGGCGGCGCGGTGACGAATCCGCAGCGTTACTGCCTccacgacgacggcggcggcggcggcggcgacatGCACAATCACAGACTGGTGAGATCGTCGTATCACAACGAGATCGCTGGACCGGATAATAAAAGCAGCGCTTGCGACagcgaggaggaggaggacgaCGAGGAGGACGAGAACGAGGAAAACCTGGTGGAGGCAGCGTTGCCCGCCGTGGGCAAGAAGCAGAGGCGACGAGGGTTGCGCCTGAGAAAGCTCAAGTCCAACTGTAAGCCGGAAGAGTTGCAGAAGCTGAAGACCCAGTGTGAA ATACTCGTGCGCGATTGCATCGCCGGGCTGCTCGCCAATCTTTCCGTTCGGGATTTCCAAGAGATCGAAG GGGAGCTGAATCGCGCGATCTGCTGGTATCTCAGCTGCGACAAATACTGGGAGGATACGAAGAGGCCGCAACGTCACACTCCTTGGTATCTGCTGACCATCTTTATGCTGCTCCTCTTCTCATCGATCGCATGTTACTACGTCATTTGGGTCTGCTTCAA CACCGCGGACGAAGATACATTGGACGGCACAGGAAGCGTGGATTACAACGGGAGCATGGATCGTTCGAGTACTTCCCCTTTGCACGATCCGAATATTCATAACGAGGGCAGATTGGAAAGACGGAAGGGCGACCACGGGGATGAAAACTTACCCCTGTCGAGCGAGGACATGCCCGATCACTACATCTACGTCTCGTATCCGCCCGAGCTGAAGCGGCGACTTCTGGAGAG TGATTCTCCTCCTTACAGCTGCTACAACAGGACCACTCGTCTGTGA
- the LOC105676370 gene encoding uncharacterized protein isoform X5 produces MKTQPFHLEVLAVLLLSVIPWPGPSVFKISCPRDRASVVRRIVHKRWMPILKKYQVELPLECPFHESRDIFRPQQKAKHQHRPSQWTCGLCGKSFYAEKHLDAHFDNRHKSNVNMAEDAVCLADYCDIMRCDVLGNRVFENSVDDDGQLNTDIQVWRENTEQQQRKQQQQQQQQQQQQQQQQQQQQQQQRSTSVMPCESCGLARMYPGGKSYAIADGGAVTNPQRYCLHDDGGGGGGDMHNHRLVRSSYHNEIAGPDNKSSACDSEEEEDDEEDENEENLVEAALPAVGKKQRRRGLRLRKLKSNCKPEELQKLKTQCEILVRDCIAGLLANLSVRDFQEIEGELNRAICWYLSCDKYWEDTKRPQRHTPWYLLTIFMLLLFSSIACYYVIWVCFNTADEDTLDGTGSVDYNGSMDRSSTSPLHDPNIHNEGRLERRKGDHGDENLPLSSEDMPDHYIYVSYPPELKRRLLESCYNRTTRL; encoded by the exons ATGAAGACCCAACCCTTTCACCTCGAG GTTTTAGCAGTGCTGCTTCTATCTGTGATTCCATGGCCAGGACCCagcgtttttaaaatatcatgtccCCGCGATCGAGCATCAGTAGTGAGGAGGATAGTTCACAAG AGATGGATGCCAATACTGAAGAAATATCAGGTAGAATTACCATTGGAATGTCCGTTCCACGAAAGTCGAGATATATTTCGACCGCAGCAAAAAGCGAAGCATCAACACAGGCCGTCGCAATGGACATGTGGTCTCTGCGGCAAGTCTTTCTACGCCGAGAAACACTTAGACGCCCACTTCGATAACAGACACAAAAGCAACGTTAATATG GCAGAAGACGCGGTATGCCTGGCGGATTACTGCGACATTATGCGTTGCGATGTTCTGGGCAATCGCGTCTTCGAGAACTCGGTGGACGACGATGGCCAACTCAACACCGATATCCAGGTGTGGCGCGAAAATACCGAGCAGCAGCAACggaagcagcagcagcagcagcagcagcagcagcagcagcagcagcagcagcagcaacagcagcagcagcaacaacgcAGCACTTCCGTCATGCCGTGCGAATCGTGCGGCCTCGCTAGGATGTATCCTGGGGGCAAATCCTACGCGATCGCCGACGGCGGCGCGGTGACGAATCCGCAGCGTTACTGCCTccacgacgacggcggcggcggcggcggcgacatGCACAATCACAGACTGGTGAGATCGTCGTATCACAACGAGATCGCTGGACCGGATAATAAAAGCAGCGCTTGCGACagcgaggaggaggaggacgaCGAGGAGGACGAGAACGAGGAAAACCTGGTGGAGGCAGCGTTGCCCGCCGTGGGCAAGAAGCAGAGGCGACGAGGGTTGCGCCTGAGAAAGCTCAAGTCCAACTGTAAGCCGGAAGAGTTGCAGAAGCTGAAGACCCAGTGTGAA ATACTCGTGCGCGATTGCATCGCCGGGCTGCTCGCCAATCTTTCCGTTCGGGATTTCCAAGAGATCGAAG GGGAGCTGAATCGCGCGATCTGCTGGTATCTCAGCTGCGACAAATACTGGGAGGATACGAAGAGGCCGCAACGTCACACTCCTTGGTATCTGCTGACCATCTTTATGCTGCTCCTCTTCTCATCGATCGCATGTTACTACGTCATTTGGGTCTGCTTCAA CACCGCGGACGAAGATACATTGGACGGCACAGGAAGCGTGGATTACAACGGGAGCATGGATCGTTCGAGTACTTCCCCTTTGCACGATCCGAATATTCATAACGAGGGCAGATTGGAAAGACGGAAGGGCGACCACGGGGATGAAAACTTACCCCTGTCGAGCGAGGACATGCCCGATCACTACATCTACGTCTCGTATCCGCCCGAGCTGAAGCGGCGACTTCTGGAGAG CTGCTACAACAGGACCACTCGTCTGTGA
- the LOC105676370 gene encoding uncharacterized protein isoform X4, translating to MIFNPLVLAVLLLSVIPWPGPSVFKISCPRDRASVVRRIVHKRWMPILKKYQVELPLECPFHESRDIFRPQQKAKHQHRPSQWTCGLCGKSFYAEKHLDAHFDNRHKSNVNMAEDAVCLADYCDIMRCDVLGNRVFENSVDDDGQLNTDIQVWRENTEQQQRKQQQQQQQQQQQQQQQQQQQQQQQRSTSVMPCESCGLARMYPGGKSYAIADGGAVTNPQRYCLHDDGGGGGGDMHNHRLVRSSYHNEIAGPDNKSSACDSEEEEDDEEDENEENLVEAALPAVGKKQRRRGLRLRKLKSNCKPEELQKLKTQCEILVRDCIAGLLANLSVRDFQEIEGELNRAICWYLSCDKYWEDTKRPQRHTPWYLLTIFMLLLFSSIACYYVIWVCFNTADEDTLDGTGSVDYNGSMDRSSTSPLHDPNIHNEGRLERRKGDHGDENLPLSSEDMPDHYIYVSYPPELKRRLLESDSPPYSCYNRTTRL from the exons ATGATTTTCAACCCTTTG GTTTTAGCAGTGCTGCTTCTATCTGTGATTCCATGGCCAGGACCCagcgtttttaaaatatcatgtccCCGCGATCGAGCATCAGTAGTGAGGAGGATAGTTCACAAG AGATGGATGCCAATACTGAAGAAATATCAGGTAGAATTACCATTGGAATGTCCGTTCCACGAAAGTCGAGATATATTTCGACCGCAGCAAAAAGCGAAGCATCAACACAGGCCGTCGCAATGGACATGTGGTCTCTGCGGCAAGTCTTTCTACGCCGAGAAACACTTAGACGCCCACTTCGATAACAGACACAAAAGCAACGTTAATATG GCAGAAGACGCGGTATGCCTGGCGGATTACTGCGACATTATGCGTTGCGATGTTCTGGGCAATCGCGTCTTCGAGAACTCGGTGGACGACGATGGCCAACTCAACACCGATATCCAGGTGTGGCGCGAAAATACCGAGCAGCAGCAACggaagcagcagcagcagcagcagcagcagcagcagcagcagcagcagcagcagcaacagcagcagcagcaacaacgcAGCACTTCCGTCATGCCGTGCGAATCGTGCGGCCTCGCTAGGATGTATCCTGGGGGCAAATCCTACGCGATCGCCGACGGCGGCGCGGTGACGAATCCGCAGCGTTACTGCCTccacgacgacggcggcggcggcggcggcgacatGCACAATCACAGACTGGTGAGATCGTCGTATCACAACGAGATCGCTGGACCGGATAATAAAAGCAGCGCTTGCGACagcgaggaggaggaggacgaCGAGGAGGACGAGAACGAGGAAAACCTGGTGGAGGCAGCGTTGCCCGCCGTGGGCAAGAAGCAGAGGCGACGAGGGTTGCGCCTGAGAAAGCTCAAGTCCAACTGTAAGCCGGAAGAGTTGCAGAAGCTGAAGACCCAGTGTGAA ATACTCGTGCGCGATTGCATCGCCGGGCTGCTCGCCAATCTTTCCGTTCGGGATTTCCAAGAGATCGAAG GGGAGCTGAATCGCGCGATCTGCTGGTATCTCAGCTGCGACAAATACTGGGAGGATACGAAGAGGCCGCAACGTCACACTCCTTGGTATCTGCTGACCATCTTTATGCTGCTCCTCTTCTCATCGATCGCATGTTACTACGTCATTTGGGTCTGCTTCAA CACCGCGGACGAAGATACATTGGACGGCACAGGAAGCGTGGATTACAACGGGAGCATGGATCGTTCGAGTACTTCCCCTTTGCACGATCCGAATATTCATAACGAGGGCAGATTGGAAAGACGGAAGGGCGACCACGGGGATGAAAACTTACCCCTGTCGAGCGAGGACATGCCCGATCACTACATCTACGTCTCGTATCCGCCCGAGCTGAAGCGGCGACTTCTGGAGAG TGATTCTCCTCCTTACAGCTGCTACAACAGGACCACTCGTCTGTGA